A single region of the Trueperaceae bacterium genome encodes:
- a CDS encoding M23 family metallopeptidase: APRPPRAGGGGGGGGGGAARAPPPPPPPPPEAGVREQLREVQVALLPEAVTALAGLDWGAGGFVAPVEGRVSSPFGWRNVSVNGNRYHGGLDIAANMGTPVVAARSGVVTRAGWWGSYGNVVVLDHGDGAETRYAHLSAVTVRVGQGLRQGDVLGRVGSTGASTGPHLHFEVRFDGRAVDPLPYLQGRR, from the coding sequence CCGCCCCGCGGCCCCCCCGGGCGGGGGGGGGGGGCGGGGGGGGGGGGGGTGGGGCCGCCCGCGCCCCCCCCCCCCCCCCCCCCCCCCCGCCCGAGGCCGGCGTGAGGGAGCAGTTGCGGGAGGTGCAGGTGGCCCTCCTGCCCGAGGCGGTGACGGCCCTGGCCGGCCTCGACTGGGGGGCCGGCGGTTTCGTGGCCCCCGTCGAGGGTCGCGTCTCCTCGCCGTTCGGGTGGCGTAACGTCAGCGTGAACGGCAACCGTTACCACGGGGGGCTCGACATCGCGGCGAACATGGGCACCCCGGTCGTCGCCGCCAGGAGCGGGGTCGTCACCCGAGCCGGTTGGTGGGGCAGCTACGGCAACGTCGTGGTGCTGGATCACGGCGACGGCGCGGAGACGCGCTACGCCCACCTGAGCGCCGTTACGGTCCGCGTCGGGCAGGGGTTGCGCCAGGGCGACGTCCTGGGCCGGGTGGGCAGCACGGGCGCGTCGACGGGGCCCCACCTGCACTTCGAGGTGCGCTTCGACGGCCGGGCGGTGGACCCGCTGCCTTACCTGCAGGGGCGGCGTTGA
- the rho gene encoding transcription termination factor Rho — MSPKEDEAQAVRADTGAAAEAPAPRKRGRPRKNPEAPAAGAAAAAPAKSPRAPRGAKAAASEPAAPQDVDENRPVAAPAGAPTGGKSGTANGADAAAEPAERPSGGHDDDAGFGEDHEHDDGDHGGEQGGRGRGGRNRRNRAPRKPGYNFRELHSKILPELHLLAKEVQLDDYRQMSKDDLVVAILERSAEGEGLRLVRGYLEISSDGYGFLQESLLQNNTRSVIVSAGLIKQFRLRTGDLILGKARRPRDNERYGTLIRVEAVNNVDPFQSSKRPRFEELTPTFPEARVKLETTSNELSTRVIDLLAPIGRGQRGLIVAPPKAGKTTLLKKIANAVVANEPDIKVIVLLVDERPEEVTDFRESVHGVEVIASTFDEPPSNHIRVAEFVHERARRIVEDSGHVMILLDSITRLARANNLVTPPTGRTLSGGLDSNALHWPKRFLGAARNIRGGGSLSILATALVETGSRMDDVIFEEFKGTGNMELHLSRHLEERRIFPAIDILKSGTRREDLLLTEDVLAKMWLLRKVISDMDPAEAMEMLLGRLARSKSNAEFLATLGQG; from the coding sequence ATGAGCCCAAAGGAAGACGAAGCGCAAGCCGTCCGCGCCGACACCGGCGCGGCCGCCGAGGCCCCGGCGCCCCGCAAACGCGGTAGGCCACGCAAGAACCCGGAGGCGCCGGCCGCTGGGGCGGCCGCGGCCGCCCCAGCCAAGAGTCCACGGGCGCCACGGGGAGCCAAGGCGGCGGCGTCCGAGCCGGCGGCCCCGCAAGACGTCGACGAGAATCGGCCCGTGGCCGCGCCAGCCGGCGCGCCAACGGGTGGCAAGTCGGGCACCGCTAACGGAGCCGACGCGGCGGCCGAGCCGGCGGAGCGCCCGAGCGGCGGGCACGATGACGACGCCGGCTTCGGCGAAGATCACGAACACGACGACGGCGACCACGGCGGTGAGCAGGGCGGCAGGGGACGCGGCGGCCGCAACCGCCGCAACCGCGCGCCGCGCAAACCCGGTTACAACTTCCGTGAACTCCACTCGAAGATCCTCCCGGAGCTTCACCTGCTCGCCAAGGAGGTGCAGCTCGACGACTACCGCCAGATGAGCAAGGACGACCTCGTCGTGGCCATCCTCGAGCGGTCGGCGGAGGGCGAGGGGCTGCGGCTTGTGCGCGGCTACCTCGAGATCTCGTCGGACGGCTACGGCTTCCTCCAGGAGTCGCTACTCCAGAACAACACGCGAAGCGTCATCGTCTCGGCAGGTCTCATCAAGCAGTTCCGGCTCCGCACTGGCGACCTCATCTTGGGCAAGGCGCGGCGCCCGCGCGACAACGAGCGTTACGGCACGCTCATCCGCGTCGAGGCCGTCAACAACGTCGACCCCTTCCAGTCCTCCAAGCGACCCCGCTTCGAGGAGCTCACCCCGACCTTCCCCGAGGCGCGCGTCAAGCTGGAGACCACCTCCAACGAGCTGTCCACGCGCGTCATCGACCTGCTCGCCCCGATCGGCCGGGGCCAACGCGGCCTGATCGTCGCGCCGCCCAAGGCGGGCAAGACGACGCTCCTCAAGAAGATCGCCAACGCGGTGGTCGCCAACGAGCCAGACATCAAGGTCATCGTGTTGCTCGTCGATGAGCGCCCGGAGGAGGTCACGGACTTCCGCGAGTCCGTGCACGGCGTCGAGGTGATCGCCAGCACGTTCGACGAGCCGCCCTCCAACCACATCCGCGTCGCCGAGTTCGTGCACGAGCGCGCAAGGCGCATCGTCGAGGACAGCGGTCACGTGATGATCCTGCTCGACTCGATCACGCGCCTCGCGCGGGCCAACAACCTCGTCACGCCCCCCACCGGCCGCACGCTGTCGGGCGGCCTCGACTCCAACGCGTTGCACTGGCCCAAGCGCTTCCTCGGTGCCGCCAGAAACATCCGCGGCGGCGGCTCGCTTAGCATCCTCGCCACGGCGCTGGTGGAGACGGGTTCACGCATGGACGACGTGATCTTCGAGGAGTTCAAGGGCACCGGCAACATGGAACTCCACCTGAGCCGCCACCTCGAGGAGCGCCGCATCTTCCCGGCCATCGACATCCTCAAGTCGGGCACGCGCCGCGAGGACCTGCTCCTCACCGAGGACGTTCTCGCCAAAATGTGGCTGTTGCGCAAGGTCATCTCCGACATGGACCCGGCCGAGGCGATGGAGATGCTCCTGGGGCGCCTCGCGCGCAGCAAGAGCAACGCCGAGTTCCTCGCCACCCTCGGCCAGGGCTGA